cacatcaccgtgcaatgggAGGATTacatcactagagtcttgatcgatagaggctccagcctcaacatctgtctattgataactctcagaacattgggaaagagccttcacgagatcaaagatggggccatcaatgtcaaagccttcgatgggtcccaaaggtccactatcggagagatcagcctatgcttgcaaatggggccaacctggttcgacgtcgactttcaagtgatagatgtcccagcatcctacaatttacTGTTGGGATGACCGTGGATCCATGCCgttggagctgtagcatcgaccctacatcaggcaatgaagttcgaatggaatcaccaagaggtgatcattcaaggcgatggtagcaaccccatatatagtcgccagaccatcccggtgattggaggcagaaggagaataggaggagaaacataccaccatattgaaagagtcaacgttgtagacaaagataaatggtgggataacaagattgaaagtatcctgaattggtttggatacgaacctggaaagggattcggcaaaaacctccagggaatcgtcaaacccatcaagctgaagaaacatggcactacatttggtttggggtatgagtaaacttgggaggagttcaatcactggtcgccaccatagcgcggtccctactacccactggagcacccGATACCTCACTTGGAgcagatactatatatgggtcggaggaagatgaagcattggtaGCCGTGAAGAATCTATTCCTGGAGGATGGTGATATGGATTGCAGTGTTATTtttgaggaggaaggggaggaaggcccttctatataagttgtgaaccgaggagagtGCCTCGGCAATTGTTCAATCAGAActaccagggcccggaaagcttcggggtagcaaggctaagcaccatgcatcacattttactttttactagctgattttatttctgcattgtctttaattctgaaaagagctctgatactcaaaacaattatgaatctaatcgaagcatttcagtttattatatatctcgctcttattattttcctttcattcactttattttacacagcattactattacttgccttgatgatgaaccaatgattgtgacttACAACGAGACAACGAAACAAACGgatacagactccgaaggggatgatataccagaagaggtcgttagaggagttgagaattttgaaaataggcctaagtctaatttggatgaaactgaggtcgttaatctgggagatgtagagaatgtcaaagaaacgcgcatcagtgttcacttgtcaccatcagaaaagaaagagtacacggagttcctaaaggaatatgaagacatattcacctagtcatatgatgatatgactggtatcaacacatctattgtagctcacaaactgccaacagatccaacatgcccgccggtaaagcagaagctcaggaaattcaaacccgacatgagtttgaaaattaaagaagaggttacaaagcaagtcaaagccaaggttctcagggtagtagagtatccgacatggttaggcAAAATCGTGTCAGTGCCaaaaaaaaggatgggaaagttagagtttgtgttgactaccgagatcttaatcgggccagccccaaagacgacttccccttgcctaacatacacattcttatcgacaattgcgccaagcatgagttgcagtcttttgttaattgtttcgctgggtatcatcagatatggatggatgaggaagatgcagagaaaacggctttcatcacgccgtggggaatgtactgttacaaaatgatgccattcggtttgaagaacgctggtgccacctatatgagagacatgactaccatctttcatgacatgatacacaaggagatcgaggtatatgtggatgacatcatcatcaaatccaagaaagccagggatcacatgacagatctaagaaagttcctcaacagactgaggaggtacaatctgaaactgaatcctgccaagtgtgcattcggggtttctgctggaaaattattgggtttcatcgtgagtcgtcgagaaatagaattggatccatcaaaggtcaaagctatacaagaattgccaccgccaaagaacaagaaggacgtgatgagtttcctgggaagactcaactatatcagccggttcatagctcaatccacggtcatttgtgaacctatcttaaaaatgttgaagaaggacgctgctaccaaatggattgATGACTGTCAGAAAgattttgacagaatcaaggaatacctatcaacgtcGCTGgtcttggttccacctgagccaggaaCACCCCTACTGATTTACCTTGTGGTATCGGATAGAGCATTCAgttgtgttttaggacaacatgatgaaacagggagaaaggagcaagccatctactatctcagtaagaagttcacaccttacgaggcccgatattctcttttagaacgcacttgttgtgctctgacttgggtcgtgcagaagttgaggcattacttatgtgcttacactacttatctcatatacagaatggaccctctgaagtatatcttccagaagcccatgcccactggcaagctcgccaagtggaagatcctgctaagtgaattcaacattgtttacgtaacccagaaagcaatcaaagggcaagccttggcggaccatctcacCGAGAATCCCATAGAcagagaatacgagcccctaaaaacgtattttcccgatgaagaggtatctttcataggagaagatattgcagaatcctatgatggttggaggttgttttttgaTAGAGCTGCAAaattcaaaggagttggcatagtagcagtcctggtatcagaagccggtcagcattacctggtatccgccaagctcaggttcccatgcaccaacaacatggccgaatataAAGCCTGCGTTCTAGGGATTAAactggccattgatatgaacattcaagagttactagtaatcggatactcggacctactcatacatcaggttcaagaagaatggacaaccaagaatcccaagatactcccttatctgcatcacatacaggaattgagaaagaggttaaGAGAgatagaattccagcatgttcccagggtacagaatgagttcgccgatgcacttgccactttgtcatctatgattcagcatccagatacaaatttcattgaccccatccaggtcaatattcatgaccaaccagcttattgtgctcatattGAGGAAGAAGCCGATGGGAAActatggttccacgacatcaaagagtatttgaccacaggagaatatccagagATTGCCAATGCTACCTAGAAACGCACGCTTCGGAGactatccaataatttctttcacaacggaggaatcctgtacaggaggactcctgatttgggtttactaaggtgtgtcgatgcaatggaagcaaccaagttattggaggaagtacattcagggacctgcgaaccgcacatgaatggttttgttttagcaaagaagatactccgagcaggatatttctggatgacgatggaaacagactgcatccagtacaTCAGAAAGTGCCAtcgctatcagatacatgcagatatgataaaagtgcctccaaacgagcttaatgcaacaagctcaccatggtcgttcgccgcttgggtaatggatgttatcggtccaatcgagcctaccgcgtcaaacgggcacaggttcatcttagtagcaattgattattttactaaatgggttgaagcagcatcatacaaagtAGTTACCAAGAAGGTGGTAGCAGATTTCGTCCACGAcagtattgtttgtcggttcggaattccagagtcaatcatcatcGACAACGGTTCCAATCTtaacagcgacctgatgaaaacaatgtgtgagactttcaagatcagacacaagaactctacggcttatagaccgcagatgaatggagccatagaagcggccaacaaaaacatcaagaagatactaaggaagatgatcgagAGGAACAAACAATGGCATAAGAAGttgtcattcgcctt
The Nicotiana sylvestris chromosome 11, ASM39365v2, whole genome shotgun sequence DNA segment above includes these coding regions:
- the LOC138881133 gene encoding uncharacterized protein, producing MIEIEDNWDPKGSIRLIAEDDDPKKLIVTLNPIVVQNQPSKGNEVDMSIPLEFEAPSSAKVAGPIEVEFGVPKAPVPFEVAVLPEGTHKAIKGQALADHLTENPIDREYEPLKTYFPDEEVSFIGEDIAESYDGWRLFFDRAAKFKGVGIVAVLVSEAGQHYLVSAKLRFPCTNNMAEYKACVLGIKLAIDMNIQELLVIGYSDLLIHQVQEEWTTKNPKILPYLHHIQELRKRLREIEFQHVPRVQNEFADALATLSSMIQHPDTNFIDPIQVNIHDQPAYCAHIEEEADGKLWFHDIKEYLTTGEYPEIANAT